ACCAGTGATCAGGTGCACAACACCGCCCGGCAACACCATCACCGCCGGCACACTCGCTGCTTTCAACGCCGCCTCATCCAATCGTCCCACATCCTGCAACTGCACCCTTACCCGCGTCAGCGCCACCCGCTGTTGCGACTTGAGGTTATCCGCACCCCCCAACGCACTCAGCACTTCGGGCGACAACAGATTCTGCGTCGGTGCCTCGACCGTCTCGGCGATCAAATCCGGGGTCAGGGCCTTCCAGAACGCCTGCTTCAATTTATCCAACATGCTCAGTTCTCCAGCACAACGGTGGCTGTTTGATAGTCGCGCAGGGCCTCGCGCACTTGGGCGGCTTCTTCCAGGCCCAGCACCTGGCGGGCGATGCTCTGGCAGTCGACCAGGTCCAACTCGCGCACGGTGGCCTTGATAGTCGGGATCAATGGCACGCTGACCGACAACTCATCGACCCCTAACCCGATCAACAACGGCACGGCCAGCGCTTCCGACGCCAACGCGCCGCAGACGCCCACCCATTTGCCGTGGGCATGAGCGGCCTTGACGGTGGTGGCAATCAGGCGCAATACCGCCGGGTGAAAGCTGTCGGCCTGGCTGGCCAGCCGTGGATGGTCACGGTCCATCGCCAGGGTGTATTGGGTCAGGTCGTTGGTGCCGATGGAGAAAAAATCCACATGGGGCGCAAACACGTCGGCCATCAAGGCGGCGGACGGCACTTCGATCATGATGCCCAGCTTCGGCAGCTCGACAAGCCCCAGCGCCAGCGCCTCTTCTTCAAGGATCTTGCGCGCCAGGTGCAGCTCCGACAACAGGCTGACCATCGGTAACATGATATGCAGCCGCGTCAGGCCGGCACTGGCGAGGATGGCGCGCAACTGCTCGCGCAGTAGCTGTGGACGCTCCAGGCACAGGCGAATCCCGCGCAAACCCAGGAATGGGTTGGTCTCCGCTTCCATCGGCACGTAGGCCAACGGTTTGTCGCCGCCCACGTCCAGGGTGCGCACCACCAGGTTGCGTTCAGTACCCAGGGCACGGGCGATGGCGCTGTAAGTGGTGGCCTGTTCCTCGGGGCTCGGCGCGCGGTTACGGTCGAGGTAGAGGAATTCCGAGCGCAGCAGGCCCACGCCTTCACCCCCTAGGGTCAGGGATTGCTCCACCTCCTGAAGCGAAGCGACGTTGGCCGTGACCTCGACGTGATGACCATCGCGGGTGATGGCGGGCAACGCAGCCTGCGCC
The genomic region above belongs to Pseudomonas sp. S35 and contains:
- a CDS encoding PTS transporter subunit EIIB, translating into MLDKLKQAFWKALTPDLIAETVEAPTQNLLSPEVLSALGGADNLKSQQRVALTRVRVQLQDVGRLDEAALKAASVPAVMVLPGGVVHLITGL